The Nocardia sp. NBC_01503 sequence GCGGCGGACGGGTTCATCGCACCCTCGAGCAGGGACTTCGCCTGTTCGAGGATGGGTTGGCCGACATTCTGGGCCAGGGATTGGGCTACCTCGGCCGGGTTGACGCCACCACCGTTCTGGCCGACGAGTTGGGCGATGAGGGCGTTGAGTTGGGCGGTGTAGCCGGAGAGTTCACCGTGAGTCAGGTTGACCACCGTGATCGCGGAGCCGAGATGCTCTGTGGCGGAAGCGATCAGGGCTGTCTGGCCCGGGGGTGTCAGCGCGACCGGAGCCAGCATCGTGGCCTGGGTGGCGAAGGATTGGGCGATAGCCGTCAGCTGAATATTGCCGCGCTGTACGACCGCGGCGGCCTGTTCGGTGAGGGTGGAGAGGTCGAAGCCGCGCTGGGTGGTCTCCTCGCCGTGCTGCTGTGCCTGCTGACCCGCCGCCTGCGCCTTGTTCGACGCCTGGCCCTGCCAGAGCTGTTCGACGGTTTTCAAAGCGCCACTACCGATTTGGACGGCGCTCTCGATGTACTTCGAGCTCTGGCTCAGCAGGGTGGCGGGGTTCAGCGAGCCCAGGACACCGGTGCCGAAGCTGTTGATCAGGTCCAGGAAGGGCTTGAAGAGGGCATCGATACCCGGGATCGCCGGGACCGACAGACCCTTCATGAGATCACCCACCGGATCGGCGGGCAGGGGCGGCAATACCGGATTGCCCGCGGCCTGATTGAAGGCGGCCTGCGCGGCGTTCACAGCGGCGGGAACGTTGTTCAAGGCCGCCTGCGCGCTTCCGACCATCCCCTGGGCGTCGCTCAGCGACTGCTGCGCACCCGAGAGCACGCCGTGCGCGGAGTCCAGAGCGGGGGAGAGGGCGCCGTCCAGGACCGACGCCGCGTGGGTGTCGCCGCCCGGGAAATGCGGCAATCCACCGGAGAGCGGCGTGCCCTCCTGCTCGAATTCCTTGCGGGACAAGGCGAATGCGGGCGCTTCGGGGTCGGGGATATCGGCGGGAAACGCGCCCAGCGGCAGCGCCGGAAGCGCTCCGGGAGCCATGGCATGCACTGCGTCGGTGCCCGAGGCTTCGGTGCCGGGAGCGACCGGGTGCACGAGGCCGATCACCCCGGAATCGATCGGCCTCATACCTGCTCCCCGATCTGGCTCGCCACGCTCCCCAGCCCGCTCGCGAAGGAGCCGTCGGCCGAGTCGTAGGTGGCGGCGGAGCCGAAGGCGGCCTGGCCGAGGTGCGAGAACCGCGCGGAGAGCGCGTTGATGTCTCTGTCGTGGAGTAGCTCGGCGACGGCGAAGCTGGCCAGGAAGTCCGCGCCGATGAGTCCGAAGACCGGCGTCATGGCCGCGACATGCCCGACCGTATCGAGTCCGCCCGTGGCGGCGATATCGGCGGCGACACCGTGCTGCGTGGTCGCGAAGCCGCGGACCGCGTCCGTATCGACCGAGAGATCGGCCATCAGAGCCCCCCAAACGTCGTGACTGCGTCGAGTTGAAAAGACATGCGGGTGCGAATATATCCCACTGAGCGTCCAGCCCGGCGTGGCGCACATCTCTACGCCGCAGGTCGGGGTCGTTTCGGAGTCGCCGCCGGGCCGTTGTTGCAAATTAGAACAAGTTCTATATTCTTCATCACATGAAGGTCGCAGTCACCGGCGCCGCCGGGTTCCTTGGCACCAATTTGCTTCGCCTGCTTACGGATCGCGGTCACGAGGTGACTGCCATCGATCGCGTCCGGCCCACCACCGACACCCCCGGCGTGACCTGGGTCAGCGGCGATGTGCTGGATCCCGCCTCGATGCGTAAGACCCTGGACGGCGCGGAGGTCGTCTACCACCTGGTCGCGCTCATCACCCTCGCGCACAAGAACGATCTGGCGTGGCGGGTCAACACCGAGGGCGTGCGGGTGGTCGCCGAGGCCGCGCTGGAGGTCGGCGCGCGCCGCATGGTGCACACCAGCTCGATCCACGCGTTCAACCAGTACACCTGCGGTGGCGTCATCAACGAGCGCTCGCCGCGCTCCATCGATCCCGACCTGCCGGTCTACGACCGCTCCAAGTACCAGGGCGAGATCGAGCTGCGCAAGGTCATCGACAAGGGCCTGGACGCGGTTGTTTGCAATCCGACCGGTGTGTACGGCCCGATCGACCACACCGATTCGCG is a genomic window containing:
- a CDS encoding type VII secretion target yields the protein MADLSVDTDAVRGFATTQHGVAADIAATGGLDTVGHVAAMTPVFGLIGADFLASFAVAELLHDRDINALSARFSHLGQAAFGSAATYDSADGSFASGLGSVASQIGEQV
- a CDS encoding NAD-dependent epimerase/dehydratase family protein codes for the protein MKVAVTGAAGFLGTNLLRLLTDRGHEVTAIDRVRPTTDTPGVTWVSGDVLDPASMRKTLDGAEVVYHLVALITLAHKNDLAWRVNTEGVRVVAEAALEVGARRMVHTSSIHAFNQYTCGGVINERSPRSIDPDLPVYDRSKYQGEIELRKVIDKGLDAVVCNPTGVYGPIDHTDSRINKTLWDAARGRVPVMISGGFDLVDVRDVANGLVLAGERGKTGENYLLGGHFTNMFDATRLAAEVNGKMKPAFAIPAKVINSLMPVMEPVAKALGSDRISKAAMGALLSAPVVEHDKATAEIGYRPRPAEETIRDLVAFYNGQHFKVVTQKIA